The DNA window AAAACACAGCGATTTTCCGGCGCCGGTCGGCATTATGGCGATAGTATCACGCCCCGCCAGCAAACTGGCGATAACACTCTCCTGCCCCGGCCGGAATCGGTCATAACCGTAAACCTTTTTTAACAGCTTTTCAGCTTGCTGAATCATTGCAATCCCTGCTCTCTCAAGGCGCTTTATCTTTCGACGGGGCCGCGCCAAGCCAGCATTCCGCCCGTTACATTGTACACATTGTCAAAACCCTTGCTCCGCAGCAGCTTTGTTCCTTGACTGCTTCGGTTGCCACTGCGGCAGATAAGAAGCACCTTCTGGTCTTTTGGTACTTCCCCCGCTCTCTTTTCGAGCTGATCTAGCGGAATAAGCGGAACGCCGGGAATATGTCCGGCTTGGTATTCTTCGGGCGTGCGGATATCAATAATTAAGGCTTCCTTTAGCTTCCACAATTTAAACGCCTCATCAACCGATACATCAATGCTGATATTGCCGGTGTTACCGCTGCGGCTGCAGCCGAATATGAAAAATACCGCGATAACAAGCACACCTAACAATAAACCCTTTTCTAACAGGGTCATTGGTCACCCTCCTTATCACTGAGTTACTTCTCAGCGGCTTAGTTCTTCAGCCAGCTCATTTAGATAAGTCCAGCGCTCTAAAAGCTCGTCCAACTTTTTCTCAAGCTGCTGGTGAGTTGCTGTAAGCTGCTGCAGCAGTTCAAAATTGCTTCCGGCATTATTAATTTCCGCTGCCAACTGACTTAATTCTTGTTCAACTCCGGCGATAACATCATCGATTTGTTCGAACTCTCGCTGCTCTTTATAGGTCATCTTACGGGGCCGGTCTTTGCTATTATTGGCCGCACTTGGTTTTTTCTCCTCGGTTTTCTTAGTTTTCGCCGCACTAGATTCCAGATTCTGGCGACTGTCATAGTAATCACTGTAACCGCCATTATACTGCTTAATAATGCCGTTCCCTTCGAAGGCAAAAATTTTCTCGGCGAGCCGGTCAAGAAAATACCGATCGTGGGAAACTGCTATAACAGCGCCCGGGAAATCATCGAGATAATCTTCCAGAACGGTAAGTGTCTGGACATCTAGGTCATTAGTGGGTTCGTCCAACAACAGTACGTTAGGTGCCCCCATCAGCACCCTTAGCAGATACAAACGGCGTTTTTCGCCACCAGATAATTTGGCAATAGGCGTCCACTGAAGCTGCGGCGGGAACAGAAACTTTTCCAACATCTGTGAAGCACTGATTGTCCCGCCATCGGCTGTGGGCAGAAAATTAGCTTCTTCCTTAATATAATCTATTACTCTCATATTATCGTCAAGCTCAGTATTTTCCTGAGTAAAATAGCCAATTTTCACCGTCTGACCGATATCAACAGTGCCTTTGTCAGGCGGTATCAGGCCGGCAATTGTATTAAGCAGTGTAGACTTGCCACTGCCGTTAGGCCCAACAACCCCCACCCGGTCGTGTTTAAGAACAATATAGCTAAAATCACAAATTATTTCGGTCCCGTCAAAAGATTGACTGACATGCTCAAGTTCAATTATTTTTTTACCAAGCCGGCTAGCGCCTACTGAAATTTCCATTTTGGCATCTGCTGCAACCGTCTGTTCAGCGCTTAATTTCTCAAACCGCTCAATCCGCGCCTTTTGCTTTGTGCTTCGCGCTCTTGCTCCCCGTTTGATCCAGGCAAGTTCGTTACGCAGCAAATTTTGGCGCTTGCGTTCATTAGCCTCTTGCATTTCTTCGCGCTCCGCTTTTAGTTCTAGAAAACTGCTATAATTGCCGGAGTAAGTATAAAGCTTGCCTTTATCCAACTCAATTATGCGGGTTGATACTCTGTCCAGAAAATAACGATCATGCGTAATCATCAGCAAAGCGCCTTTGCGTTTGGCCAGATATTCTTCCAGCCACGCTACAGTGTCATTATCTATATGGTTGGTAGGTTCGTCCAATATCAACAAGTCAGCAGGATTGATTAGCGCCGCCGCCAAGGCCACCCGTTTCCGCTGCCCCCCTGACAAATTCCCAACCACAGCTGAAAAATCAGCAATCCCCAGTTTTGTCAGAATACTCTTGGCTTCGCTTTCTAGCTGCCAAGCCCCCAATGTATCAATTTGCTGGCTAGATGAAATCAGCCTCTGTTCCCAAACTTTATCGCCCGGATTTTTTTCTAGCTGATCCAAAGCAGTTTCGTAATTACACAGCGCTTGCATAACCGGCGAGTTGCCCCG is part of the Veillonellaceae bacterium genome and encodes:
- a CDS encoding rhodanese-like domain-containing protein, which translates into the protein MTLLEKGLLLGVLVIAVFFIFGCSRSGNTGNISIDVSVDEAFKLWKLKEALIIDIRTPEEYQAGHIPGVPLIPLDQLEKRAGEVPKDQKVLLICRSGNRSSQGTKLLRSKGFDNVYNVTGGMLAWRGPVER
- a CDS encoding ABC-F family ATP-binding cassette domain-containing protein; the encoded protein is MNLLSIENLAKSYGERVLFSDVAFGIDEGDKIGLIGVNGTGKSTFLKVIAGLEAADAGEVIKGNSVKVEYLAQNPEFDAGATVLAQVFRGNSPVMQALCNYETALDQLEKNPGDKVWEQRLISSSQQIDTLGAWQLESEAKSILTKLGIADFSAVVGNLSGGQRKRVALAAALINPADLLILDEPTNHIDNDTVAWLEEYLAKRKGALLMITHDRYFLDRVSTRIIELDKGKLYTYSGNYSSFLELKAEREEMQEANERKRQNLLRNELAWIKRGARARSTKQKARIERFEKLSAEQTVAADAKMEISVGASRLGKKIIELEHVSQSFDGTEIICDFSYIVLKHDRVGVVGPNGSGKSTLLNTIAGLIPPDKGTVDIGQTVKIGYFTQENTELDDNMRVIDYIKEEANFLPTADGGTISASQMLEKFLFPPQLQWTPIAKLSGGEKRRLYLLRVLMGAPNVLLLDEPTNDLDVQTLTVLEDYLDDFPGAVIAVSHDRYFLDRLAEKIFAFEGNGIIKQYNGGYSDYYDSRQNLESSAAKTKKTEEKKPSAANNSKDRPRKMTYKEQREFEQIDDVIAGVEQELSQLAAEINNAGSNFELLQQLTATHQQLEKKLDELLERWTYLNELAEELSR